GGTGGAAAGGAAATAGTTCACGGTTCCGCGGGGAGCTGATCGGGCTTCGTACCCTGGAAGGTTTCGCTTTTGGGGTGGATCGTACGGCCCGACGAGCGTGGGTGACGAATCAAAAACCGGGCCTCTTTGCCAATCTGGAAAGCTCGGGAAGGCTCTGAACCGTTGCCTTAGTTCCTGGCGGTCATGCGCTTGCCTGTCACGAAGTTCAGCCTTCTCGGCCGCATGCTGCGCGGCAAGCTGGGATCTTTTTTCGTTCAGCATTTTGCCCTGGCCTTTCCATGAGCCCTGCAATTCCCGGGTGCGGTGCTCTTTTTGGCTCTCAATCAGCTTCTTTTTCTCAATGGCCTGAGCTGACCGCAGCTCGAGGGTATTGGACTTCTTCTGCTCGCGAAAGCGCCTGCGTTCGGCGGCATATTGCCTAAACCCGGGAGGGGAGGAAGTGATTGCTGGTTCGGATCGGTGCCGGCCTTGATTTAGGCTCTTAAGCCGGCGGCTGGGCGGCTCGAAATCACCCAGGCGCTTTTGCAGCTCCTGAAAGCCGCAATCTTTGCCAGCCTGTGATGCTTTCACAAAGGTCTCTCCGATGCGAAGTACGGCCCCTCGGCCCCTGCGCTCCAGGGTCGCGCCTATTGCATGGAGATTTTCATGCAGCTCTTTCCAGCTCGCGGCCTTCCTGATTACAGGGGCAGCGTCGTCATGGGCAAGCCGCTCGGCTGACTTTTCGCGCGTGCGCAGCTCATAGTCGAGTGCCCCTTGGGAGACGACTGGCCCCCCCATCTCCAGCTGAACCTTGCTCTCGTCCAGGATGCCCTGTTGCAGCTGCTCTGCGATGAAAAAGGATGCAAGCCGGGGTGGTCTGGACCAGCCATGCGCGCGGTCGATTTTATCGCTAAGTCGGTGGCAGGCTTTCTTGTCAAAGCCCTGGTTGATCTTCACAGGGCGGCCCGTCATAGGGTTGACCCTATTAAGCACGACATGCAGATGACGGTTGTCGGTGTCGGTGTGGAGCCCGTAGATGCATTGATGGTCCGACATCCCGAACTCATGAAGCAGGTCCGTGATGACCCTTTCCACCTGATCGGACGTAGGTATCTCGCCTGCCTGCCAGGAAACGACATAATGATTGACAGGGTTGGGGGAGCGTATTCCGTCGACTGCGAGTGCCACCATCTCTGCTTTCCGCGCTTCGTAGCTATCGCATATAAAGCCTCTGGCGCCGACATACGCGGCTTTCTCTGGGTGGGTGATGTAGTCGCAGACTTTATGGATGCGGGCCGACTTTGTCGCGCTCTTCTTGCGATTCTCGATCTTCTTAATGATCGTCACTGGCCGATCTCTTCGATCTTGCGGCGTATTGCTTGAAGGAGAAGAGACGAGGCGTCGGGATCTAGGGAGGGGGATGCATGGAGATGCTTGAGCAGGCCACCCAGTCGCCGAAGCTCGCGAATCATTTGAAGGTCGGTTGCTGCAAGGATCGGACGATGCAGAG
The window above is part of the Oligoflexus sp. genome. Proteins encoded here:
- a CDS encoding relaxase/mobilization nuclease domain-containing protein, with the protein product MTIIKKIENRKKSATKSARIHKVCDYITHPEKAAYVGARGFICDSYEARKAEMVALAVDGIRSPNPVNHYVVSWQAGEIPTSDQVERVITDLLHEFGMSDHQCIYGLHTDTDNRHLHVVLNRVNPMTGRPVKINQGFDKKACHRLSDKIDRAHGWSRPPRLASFFIAEQLQQGILDESKVQLEMGGPVVSQGALDYELRTREKSAERLAHDDAAPVIRKAASWKELHENLHAIGATLERRGRGAVLRIGETFVKASQAGKDCGFQELQKRLGDFEPPSRRLKSLNQGRHRSEPAITSSPPGFRQYAAERRRFREQKKSNTLELRSAQAIEKKKLIESQKEHRTRELQGSWKGQGKMLNEKRSQLAAQHAAEKAELRDRQAHDRQELRQRFRAFPSFPDWQRGPVFDSSPTLVGPYDPPQKRNLPGYEARSAPRGTVNYFLSTGQLAFSDCGSAIRVIDTRNGDGVLGALLLSAQKWSITEVRGDLQFQSFCTTLGAGNGIRIANPTHPPQKELQGPKTELQAKEKSQVHRMTLDENKKDRTRTRGPGLEL
- a CDS encoding plasmid mobilization protein, which translates into the protein MLDKVINVRVTEEEKRDLILQAEVAGTSLSSLVRKRSLHRPILAATDLQMIRELRRLGGLLKHLHASPSLDPDASSLLLQAIRRKIEEIGQ